The following nucleotide sequence is from Pochonia chlamydosporia 170 chromosome 4, whole genome shotgun sequence.
GTCTGGATTACAGCTTCAGCACAATACCACCTACGTGCTCTGCCGAAGAGGACGGAAATTTCGTAAAAATCAACGACAAACAGGCATTACAGGAAGAATCAATCAAAGCCGGCGTTCCAGACGGCCAAGTTCGCGTCATGGGTATCCCTACCGAACTCGAACAAACCAAAGTTGGTCCTGAGAACTTATCAAACATTAAATGGGGCGACATGTCTCTCTACAccgacttcttctttggcgtcaCACCCGTTGGCATCCACCACAATGCCTACGTGAATAACCTCAAGTCGACTCGCCTCAGAGAGTGGTGGAGCAAAATGTGGTTCTACCCGCAACTACGAAACCTCGTCGCACAAGCTCTCCTTCCCATTGATGCGAGAAACACGCTTCGACCGCTCGCCAGAATACCAGGACCAGGCGAGAAAGACAAGGTGACGAGATACTGGATTCCCAAGACCGACCTCCGCAACAGAATGGTCAAGGTATTTGAGCCGGCTTCCGTCGACGCCAAATCCGGCGGCTCCTACGCCTCCATTGAATGGGAGGGAATATGCCAACAGAGCGGCAAGAAGCCTTGGCATGAAGAGATCTTTGGCGATAAGAAGGGCCCGTGGCAGCTGTGAAATGACGCAGCGGGCATAAACGTAACGGGTGAGGAGATGGGATGAATCTAGGGGGGCTGGTTGCATTTATTTTTTATTGGCGTTTTAACAGCAGCGAATTAGCATTATACCCCGGCTTCTATTAGAGCTTCATGTGTATATATTTTAGATAacattttgatgtcatgggttggcgtttgggcgGTGTATTGTCGGACGGGGGCTGCATCAACTGTGGCAAAGACAGaattggcaatgacaaaagaTATTATGGCTCATTATGATGCATTTTGTGATGTGGCGGTTGTCTGCTGAGTCACTGTTCCTGCAGATCTAGCTTCTCTTTGGTATGGTTTGTGATCCACCCAAGATCCAATAACTCAGTTAACAAGTGAGATATGTCGCAACTTATAACCACAAGATATCAACTCCAAGAAGTTGAGCATCAAACTCAAGATACACCGCTAGAATCACAACCTGGAATCGCCATATTTACTGCCAGCTCAGAAAAATGAACTAGCTGTGCTCTTCAGTTCACGGCCACCATCAATGTCATATACCCCGACATCCCCAACGAATACACAGTCCTCACCTATACATTCTTCAACCCGACCTCACATTCACCATGACACCCTCAGACCTCCCACCCATCGACGCCaaaaccatcaccaccctcctcacctCTCTCGCTCTCCCAACACCCACCACCATAACGCCCCTCCAAGTAACCGCCGACTTCCACACCATCTACCTCATCACCTACACATCTCCCCCGGTATCAATCGCCCTTCCCACCTCTCCAGACGGCATCACGCTCATCCTCCGCATATCAGGCACCCACGTCCCGCACATCAAAACAATGAACGAAGTAGCCATCATGACATGGCTCCAACGACATACATCCATCCCAGTACCCCGCATCATCCACCACGACACTACTACTCACAACATCTTAGGTCGCGAATTCACTCTTTTAGAGAGAATTCCCGGCCAGAGCATCGACAAGCTATACCCCAGTTTAAGCGAGGACATCAAAGTGAAGCTGGTGGACCAACTTATCGACATGCTGGTCGAAGTAAACGCCCATTCGTGGCAGCACATCGGTGGACTCCAACTTATAAATGGTGAAATCACGCCCGGTCCTTTATTAGAAGATACGTTTTGGTTCACGCCAGATATCCAGAAATACTTTCCCGGCGAATCTTTCCACACACTGAATCCGCTTGGCCCGTACTCTTCTCATGCGGATTTCATAACCGGCTATATCGACGCGTTCATACGTGCCATGCAACATGACTCTCTCGCATGGATGAGAGATATCATCCCCCGACTAGACAAACTGAAAGCAAAAGCGCCTGAACTGAACCTAACCAGCAGACTTATCCTAGCACACAAGGATCTACACTTTGCAAATATCATGGCCACGCAAGATGGCCAAATAACAGGCATTCTGGACTGGGAATTCGCAGGCATAGTCCCCTCCGTGCGATGGGACCCCGTGCGCGCGTTCCTCTGGAGCGGGACGTATTCCCGGGACGCGCAGGACGAAAAGACGCGACTACGCAGCATATTCGAAGCACAACTCGAGAGGAGGGGCATACAAAAGTGGTGGGAGGAGGGGGGTGAGGATGTAGAGAATGTGTGGGAGGTGGTCCGGTTTATGAGGGCGATTGTGGAGGTTTGTCCGAGGGGGGAAAAGGAGGAGCAGAGTAGGGCTTGGAGAGGATCTGTTGAGACTGCATTGACAAAGCTTGGTGTTTAGACTGCAGGGAGACGTGGAAGGTAAATAGTTTTTTTTATTAAGAGTCATCTAACAAGGGTGATTAATCTTCAAGATTCCTGCTCTTGGGGATACTATTTGCATTTCGGTTCTTTACGCATATGTACTTTCGTTCATGGTGTTTAACTAAATTCCACGGGGGTATTCCAAACATCATGGGCCATAACATATCGACGCTGACAAAGGGAACATAAAACAAAGCAGAGTAAAATAAGATATGACTGCTGGCGCATCTACACCGCCCTTCACGACATGTCCTCTGCCATGCGGACAATTTCACACAGACTTCGCATGAAGAGCATATCTGCATCCTCGGCTTCCATGTCGACCATTCTTTCTTCGCCGTTGCCACTTTCCGCCATCAGCCTGGCCGTGGCAATTAGTCGTGCGATACAGTGAAGTAGGCCGCTTTGTATAACGCGCAGCGCATTGTCTTGGCTGCTCGGCGCATTGCTGCCGCTTGTCATGATGCCATCCTTGTTCCAGTCGCCGAGCGGAGTGCTAAGTCGTCTAGGCTTTCGAACCatgtttgctgctgcttctgcagATGCCGCAAGTCCGAGCAACGATGCGGCCTTTTTGGGGACGTCATCCTGCCGCTGCTGTGACTCTCTCAGGTTGACCAAGCTGGCACGGCCGTTGCTTGGGACTGGTACAGGATTGCGTGCCACCAGTGCAGAGACGTAGTTATATGACACAATATGAGCGTATAACGCGTCGCATATGTAGTCGGAGCAATTTGCAAATACATTGCCAATGGCCACCCATGGCTTTGGAGTCTCTATTTCGCCTGACGAAGAAGAGTCTATGCTATTCCCGTGACGGGAACTGGTGTTCCTTGGAGGGCTCTTTGCATCGGATACCGGAGAGCCGCTTCTCTTGTAGCTGACAACTTTACGCCAAAGCGACTTGCGCGGTGGCTGCGCCGGACTCTCAGCTGCCACAGTGGCGGTTTCCGTGAGAGGgtgcttcatcttcttggcgTAGCTTCGAATTGTCTCGACAGTGAGGCTCGATGTTAGTAGCATGGTTTCTGGGAAGCAAGCCACCGATACTCTCAACGTCTCGATGGCGTCGGGTG
It contains:
- a CDS encoding aminoglycoside phosphotransferase (similar to Metarhizium robertsii ARSEF 23 XP_007825984.2), with translation MTPSDLPPIDAKTITTLLTSLALPTPTTITPLQVTADFHTIYLITYTSPPVSIALPTSPDGITLILRISGTHVPHIKTMNEVAIMTWLQRHTSIPVPRIIHHDTTTHNILGREFTLLERIPGQSIDKLYPSLSEDIKVKLVDQLIDMLVEVNAHSWQHIGGLQLINGEITPGPLLEDTFWFTPDIQKYFPGESFHTLNPLGPYSSHADFITGYIDAFIRAMQHDSLAWMRDIIPRLDKLKAKAPELNLTSRLILAHKDLHFANIMATQDGQITGILDWEFAGIVPSVRWDPVRAFLWSGTYSRDAQDEKTRLRSIFEAQLERRGIQKWWEEGGEDVENVWEVVRFMRAIVEVCPRGEKEEQSRAWRGSVETALTKLGV